One stretch of Kogia breviceps isolate mKogBre1 chromosome 20, mKogBre1 haplotype 1, whole genome shotgun sequence DNA includes these proteins:
- the LOC131747353 gene encoding putative claudin-24 — translation MALVFRVAMQFVGILLSLLGWVLSIITTFLPHWKNLNLDLNEMENWTVGLWQTCVTQEEVGRQCKDFDSFLALPAELRISRILMFLSNGLGFLGLLVSGFGLDCLRIGERQQDVKRQLLILGGILFWTAGVTTLVPVSWVAHGTVQEFWDETIPEIVPRWEFGEALFIGWFAGFSLLLGGCLLNWAACGTHVPPASSHYAVAEMQTQCSHLENGTANPSV, via the coding sequence ATGGCTTTAGTCTTTAGAGTAGCAATGCAATTCGTTGGAATTTTGCTCTCTCTGCTGGGATGGGTTTTATCCATTATTACAACTTTTTTGCCACATTGGAAAAACCTCAACCTGgacttaaatgaaatggaaaactggACCGTGGGACTCTGGCAGACCTGCGTCACCCAAGAGGAAGTGGGGAGGCAATGCAAGGACTTTGATTCTTTCCTGGCTTTGCCCGCTGAGCTCAGGATCTCCAGGATTTTAATGTTCCTCTCAAACGGCCTGGGATTCCTGGGCCTGCTGGTCTCGGGGTTTGGCCTGGACTGCTTGAGAATTGGAGAGAGACAGCAGGATGTCAAGAGGCAGCTGTTAATCCTGGGAGGAATTCTGTTCTGGACAGCAGGCGTCACAACCCTTGTTCCTGTCTCTTGGGTCGCCCACGGGACGGTCCAGGAGTTCTGGGACGAGACCATCCCTGAGATTGTGCCCCGGTGGGAGTTTGGAGAGGCCCTCTTTATCGGCTGGTTcgctgggttttctctcctgctcGGAGGGTGTCTGCTAAACTGGGCCGCCTGTGGGACCCACGTTCCCCCGGCTTCCAGCCACTACGCAGTGGCAGAAATGCAAACTCAGTGTTCACACCTGGAAAATGGAACTGCCAATCCTTCAGTGTAA
- the LOC131747352 gene encoding LOW QUALITY PROTEIN: claudin-22-like (The sequence of the model RefSeq protein was modified relative to this genomic sequence to represent the inferred CDS: inserted 2 bases in 1 codon), protein MALVFTAVAQLGAISLSLLGWVLSCLTNYLPQWKNLNLDLNEMESWTVGLWQTCVTREEVGRQXSFLPLPAELRISRILMFLSNGLGFLGLLVSGFGLDCLRIGERQQDVKRPLLILGGILFWTAGVTALVPVSWVAHGTVQEFWDETIPEIVSRWEFGEVLFIGRFAGFSLLLGGCLLNWAACGTHVPPASGHYAVAETPPHRLHLEMKTTHLKL, encoded by the exons ATGGCTTTAGTATTTACAGCTGTGGCACAATTAGGGGCAATTTCACTATCTCTGCTGGGATGGGTTTTATCCTGTCTTACAAACTACCTGCCACAATGGAAAAACCTCAACCTGgacttaaatgaaatggaaagcTGGACCGTGGGACTCTGGCAGACCTGCGTCACCCGAGAGGAAGTGGGGAGGCA TTCTTTCCTGCCTTTGCCCGCTGAGCTCAGGATCTCCAGGATTTTAATGTTCCTCTCAAACGGCCTGGGATTCCTGGGCCTGCTGGTCTCGGGGTTCGGCCTGGACTGCCTGAGAATTGGAGAGAGACAGCAGGATGTCAAGAGGCCGCTGTTAATCCTGGGAGGAATTCTGTTCTGGACAGCAGGCGTCACAGCCCTTGTTCCTGTCTCTTGGGTCGCCCACGGGACGGTCCAGGAGTTCTGGGACGAGACCATCCCCGAGATTGTGTCCAGGTGGGAGTTTGGAGAGGTCCTCTTTATCGGCCGGTttgctgggttttctctcctgctcGGAGGGTGTCTGCTAAACTGGGCCGCCTGTGGGACCCACGTTCCCCCGGCTTCCGGCCACTACGCAGTGGCAGAAACGCCGCCTCACCGTCTACACCTGGAGATGAAAACCACTCACCTGAAACTCTAA